In Arthrobacter ramosus, one DNA window encodes the following:
- a CDS encoding LuxR C-terminal-related transcriptional regulator produces MAGTAGIVTGRQGIRLASGESTDRGGETSGLLARIGAIVIAWESETGSSITLPDLRGGIVLDAAEAVAELTDRTMSRLAGESSEDARGRLTRILGELQRVSFDLQLHAMNVLSVRLSGASRALATLRAGNGIGDPLERVCAELVRQCGFGRAVLSRVSGAVWKPWIADSTAKDELAKWFPGWVGSAIAIDVRAPEHQLLTTRQPVLVLDTEAAPVHRPIIVDSGHSRSYVVAPLVSRGAVVGFLHADHLMPGARVTEADRDVLWAFASGVGFLSERSALQEALRQQRQQTRDILIDAAESIMAFTELSAAGDAAHAPLDAVRVIGERTGLDELTRREAEVLRLMADGLTNAAIADRLVIAPDTIKSHVKHILRKLGTSNRSQAVARYLSA; encoded by the coding sequence ATGGCAGGAACTGCGGGCATCGTGACAGGAAGGCAAGGGATTCGCCTCGCATCAGGAGAATCGACCGATCGGGGCGGCGAGACCTCCGGCCTGCTCGCCCGGATCGGCGCGATCGTCATCGCATGGGAGAGCGAGACTGGCTCATCGATTACGCTTCCGGATCTGCGCGGCGGCATCGTCCTCGACGCCGCCGAGGCCGTCGCAGAGCTCACCGATCGGACCATGTCGCGGCTGGCCGGGGAGAGCTCGGAGGATGCGCGCGGTCGGCTGACGCGTATCCTCGGAGAGCTCCAGCGGGTGTCGTTTGACTTGCAGTTGCACGCCATGAACGTCCTATCGGTCCGTCTCAGCGGCGCCTCCCGTGCACTCGCCACCCTGCGGGCCGGTAACGGAATCGGCGACCCGCTCGAGAGGGTCTGCGCCGAGCTCGTCCGCCAGTGCGGGTTCGGCCGCGCGGTGCTCTCCCGCGTGAGCGGCGCCGTCTGGAAGCCTTGGATCGCGGACTCTACTGCGAAGGACGAGCTCGCGAAGTGGTTCCCCGGCTGGGTGGGATCGGCCATCGCCATCGATGTGCGCGCGCCCGAGCACCAGCTGCTGACGACTCGTCAGCCGGTGCTCGTGCTCGATACCGAGGCAGCCCCCGTTCATCGGCCGATCATCGTGGACTCCGGCCATTCGCGCTCGTACGTCGTCGCGCCGCTGGTGTCCAGGGGGGCGGTCGTCGGTTTCCTGCACGCGGACCATCTCATGCCGGGCGCGCGGGTGACCGAGGCCGACCGCGACGTGCTGTGGGCGTTCGCGAGCGGCGTGGGCTTCCTCAGCGAGCGATCCGCCTTGCAGGAAGCGCTCCGGCAGCAGCGACAGCAGACGCGGGACATCCTCATCGACGCGGCGGAGAGCATCATGGCGTTCACCGAGCTGAGCGCCGCCGGCGACGCTGCACATGCCCCACTCGACGCTGTGCGTGTCATAGGCGAACGGACTGGGCTCGACGAGCTCACCAGACGCGAGGCGGAGGTGCTGCGGCTTATGGCTGACGGGCTAACGAATGCGGCGATCGCCGACCGCCTCGTCATCGCGCCGGACACGATCAAGTCGCATGTCAAGCACATCCTCCGCAAGCTCGGCACGAGCAATCGATCCCAGGC